The sequence AGATACAGGAGATTGAGCCAGGAGAAAAATCTGAGTGACCAGATGCTGTGCTATTCTCACCTGTTAATCTCTTGTCTGCTGACATTTTCTTAGAAGGAGCTGTCCCCTAGGAAATTCCTGTTAAGCCCTGGCTTATCATTTCAGCAGACCCATCTacctatgtgatttttttcctctggctcttCATTAGCCTTTTATTTGCTTATagtgtttctttaaataaacttttattttaggaCAGTTGTAAATTTACAGAATTATTGCAAAGATATATAGATTCCGTTTACCCCATACCTAATATCGCCTATTATTAACAGCTTACTTTAGTTTGAAGTGTTTGTCACGATGAACCAatgttgatacattattatttacCAAAGTacatactttattcatatttcctcagtttttccctaatgtccttttaCTGTTCCAAGATCCTATCCAGGTTACCACCTTACATTTAGTcattatgtctccttaggctcctcttggctgtgacagtttctcacacttgccctgtttctttttttttttttttttgccctgttTCTTATGCCTTGACATTCTTGAGAAGTACTGGTCAGGTACTTTGTATAATGTACCACAATATCagtttgcttgattttttttcttgtggttagACAAGTGTTAAGTGCTTTTGGGAAGAAGATCACACAGGTAAAGTGGCATCATATAAAGGGTATATGCTATCAACATTATTCCTGTTGATGTTAAcgttgatcacctggctgaggtagtgtttgtcaggatTCTCCATGGTAAAGTTAcccttttatttctccctttccagACTGTACTCTGGAAGAAAGTCACTCTGCACAGTCCACACTTAAAGAATGCGGTGTTATTTCAAAGTTacctcatttccaaagttaccgCCTTGAGGATGGAGTATCTCCAACATTTATTTGGAATTCTGCATAGGATATTTGATTTCTCCCCCGTTTATTAAtgtattcaatttatttatataagtatgggctcattaattttattctttggacTATAATCTAATACTATTTTGTATACTTTcattgctcaaattgttccactTTTGGCCATTggaagctctttcagttggctcttgGATCTATTTGACATACTTCCatcattgtgtatgtgtgtgcttttttaaaaaaactctttctggcactacaagatgctctAGTCTTACCTTGCATATTTCCTGCCcaagtcctagaatcagccatttctccaaggagccctggtacCTTTGGttggagaatggtattaaaaACCAAGATTTGGGTGTTAGGTGTACTCGTTACTATTGGGATATCATTGTTTATAGGCCCTCTCggtagacagagaaagaagatatATGGGTATATAATAACccatgcatatatatgcatctctctctctccatatatatgtatgtatgtgtatatatatgtgtctttatatattttaaaatatatagagagaaaattttgtctttagtcttacagactccactcatttccaaagttacctATGCCAGTGCCTaatttttccatccctttcaGTGAAGTTGTTTCATGCATTTGTGATACACTTAGAGTCTTTTGTCACATCCTGTGTTGTGggaatgctattataaatggcacttttaaataatcaaattccaattgttcattactggtatataggaaagcaagtaactttttttttttttttgctgtacacgggcctttcactgttgtggcctctcccgttgcggagcacaggctccggacacgcaggctcagcggccatggctcacgggcccagccgctccgcggcatgtgggatcttcccgggccggggcacgaacccgtgtcccctgcatcggcaggtggactctcaaccactgcgccaccagggaagtcccagcaagtaacttttatatattaacttaCATCCTGCGATCTTGTGGCCAGGAGTTTGTCAATGCCTTGGCATTTTCTACATAgaccatcatgtcatctgcaaatatagttttatttcctccattccaatctatatactttttatttccttttttgtcttactgcactagctaggacttccagtatgatgtttaATAGGAGCAATGAGAAAGGACACCCTTGGCCTGTTCCTGACCTTAGGGTTAAGTGTCTACTTTCTCACCACTAAGTATAATGTTAGTTTCTtgtattctttatcaagttgaggaagttcccctctaatCCTAgtttgagagcttttatcatgatttggtgttggattctgtcaatgctttttctgcatcaaataATAAAgctcatatgatttttcttctttagtctgttaaCATGTGGtggattatattgattgattttcaaatgttgagtCAGCCTTGAATACCTAGAATAAATTTCACTTGTTTGGTGCCTAACTTTTTATACATTATTGGATtcaatttcataatattttgttgaggattttctgTCTGCGTTCATTAGAAATATTGGTCTTTAGTTTTGCTTTCTTGTAGTATATTTTATCTGGTTTTGGAATTAGGGTAATAATTGGTTTCACAGAATGAGTCAAGTGTTCTCTACTTCAGTTTTATGGAAGGGATTGTggagaattggtattatttctaacttaaatgtttggtaaaattcactgGTAATTTCTAAATGTTTACTGGTgatccttaaatgtttggtagaatttggtCCTAGTGATTTCTAtctttggaaggttattaattattgattcaatttctttagtagGTACAGAACTATTCAGGTTATCTTTTTCCCCTTGTGTGAGttttagtagtttgtaccttttgagtaattagtccatttcatctaagttatcaaatttgtagGCATAGAGTTGTTAATAGTATCCTTCATTAAGAAGATAATGTCCATGGAATTAGGAGTGATAACCCCACTTTCACTTCTGATATTTTAATATgagccttctttctttttttcttggttaccCTGGTAAGAgatttaacagttttatttattttttcaaagaaccagcttttggttttgttgatttcctctgttgttttcctgttttcacttTCCTTGATTTTGtctctaatatttcttttctcctgtttgcTCTAGGCTTAAATTACTCTTCTTTCTTTAGCCTCCTGAAGAGAAAGTGTAGGTTATTGATGTTAGaaccttcttcttttccatataTGCATTTAAGCTAGAAATTTTCCTTTAAGCACTACTGTTGCTTCATCCCAAAGATTTTGATacgttgtattttcatttagttcaaagcatttttacatttttcttgagaattcttcttggattcatgtgttatttagaagtgtgttgtttaatttccaaatatttgggttTTCCATCtatcctgctattgatttctagtttaattctactGAGAGCatacttttatgatttctattcttttaaatttgttaaggtgtgttttatgaccTAGAATAGGACTCTCTTGGTGAATGTTCTATATGAGcttgaaaataaatatgttctgatgttggatggaatgttctataaatgtcaattaaatcaaGTTGATTGATAATACTGTTCGACTATATCCTTATTGATATTCTGCCTGCTTAATCTGTCAATTACTGGATGGCGGCATTGAAGTCTTCAACTCTAATAAtggatttgtcagtttcttctttcagttctatcagtttttgcctcatatattacGACACTTttgttaggtgcatatacatGTTTAGGATTATTATGTGTTTTTCTCAGAAtttatccctttatcattatgtagtgcctcTTCTGAtttctgataattttccttgttctGCTTTGTCTGAATGTATGtaactactccagctttctttttttgtccagGTTTCTTCTGATTAGTGAAGATCTTTCTCTGTTGCTTTACTTTTAACCTCTCACTCTTTAAATTTAAAGTGGGCTTCTTGTACACAATAtatagttgggtttttttaatacaCGCTGATAATTTCTAtctttaattggtatatttagaccattcacatttaaaatgattcttgatatatttggatttaatATCAACCATGTTtataactgttttctatttgttgccagaggcttcttctgccttctctagttttttttttaatacattttttaaaatttttatctttgactgcattgagtcttcattgctgcacgtgggctttctctagttgcggtgagtcggggctactcttcattgcagtgcatgggcttctcattgcggtggcttctcttgttgaggagcacgagctctaggtgcatgggcttcaatagctgtggcttgcaggctctagaggtcaggcacagtagttgtggcgcatgggcttagttgctctgcggcatgtgggatcttccggaccagggctcaaacccgtgtcccctgaattggtaggcggattctcaaccattacaccaccagtgaagccccccTGCCTTCTCTAGTTTTAATTGAGTATTTTACATGATTCCACTTGTCTTATTAGTGTATCAGTTATatgtctttaaaagaattttcaatGATTTTCCTCGAGTTTACATTTTTAACTAAGatcactttcaaataacactctTTTGCTTCACTTATATGTAGTACAGATACCTTATTACAGAatgttcattcatttcattcatccatttgctACAGTCACTTAGTACATTATTACTTTAGATAAAGagttatttttatatcaattaagaataagacaagggcttccctggtggcgcagtggttgagagtccgcctgccgatgcaggggacacgggttcgtgccctggtccgggaagatcccacatgctgcggagcggctgggcccgtgggccgtggccgctgaacctgcacgtctggagcctgtgctccgcaacgggagaggccacaacagtgagaggcccgcgtgccacaaaaaaaaaaaaaagagagagaaaaaaaatcattttactttcatttattgcgttTCCATTGCTCTtcctttatgtagatctgagttgTTGGCCTGTATCATTTTTCTGCTGCCTGAAGAAAATCTTTTAACATTTCCTGAAGGAAAGGTTTGCTGATGCTGAATCCCATCACTTTTTGTTGtctgagaaagtattttatttctcctccacattttttttttttttttttgtggtacgcgggcctctcactgttgtggcctctcccattgaggagcacaggctccggacgcgcaggctcagcggccatggctcacgggcccagccgctccgcggcatgtgggatcttcccggaccagggcacgaacccgtgtcccctgcatcggcaggtggactctcaaccactgcgccaccagggaagccctctcctccacATTTGAAGGATTGtttcactgggtatagaattttaagttagtgtttttctctttcaacactTTATTTACACAGAGAGATAGGAGTGTTAACACTGAAATGGAGGATTTATTTATTCTCCTGTATTTCtgtcaacttttatttattttgaggtcaatttaataaatgcatacaaattttaaatatcatgagGTGACACTCTTTATGTCTTGTAATGctttttgctttaaagtctattttgttattaatttaactataatgtctttcttttggttagtgttttcatgggttttttttttctgtacttttacTTTCAGTCCTTATGTATCTTTATATTTCAGATAGTCTTTTGTAAATAGTACATAGTTGGGTTTTTTCCAGTCTGAAAAtcttgttttctaattgtttcaagtacaccatttacatttaatatacttACTGATATTAATACTGGATATAACCATTGTACCAAGTTCTGTCTCTATGTCCCACCTGATTTAtgttagttttttcttctttaggattggttattttcttatttttacccCTCTATTAGCTTAGTTTTACACTCTTACTCTTCCTTAATAGTTATCTGGCAATTATAGCATACAGTCTTGACTTATTAAAGTCTTGACCAATATTAATTTATACTTCTACACACTCCCTAGATAATGCCCGAACTTTAAATACTTTTACTCTAGCTCTCTTGACTTTTATGTTGTCAATATAAATTAAcaagataatattattttatataatattgatttaaatttatatagatatttagccttttaattgctttttattcctttcttcatcCCCAGTCTTCCATCTGAGATCATTTTCCTGTTATCTGAAAAATGCCCTGTAGAATTCAGTACTTAACTTTGGTTTATGCCTGCTGCTGGAAACTCtctctgtgtttatttgtaaagcttttatttcaccttcatttttgaagggtaTTTTTGCTGGTTATTAATTTCTTGGTTGGCATTGATTTTCTTTCAAGATACTAAAGATGTCATTTCACCATATTCATGCTTTCATCATTGCTGTTGCAAAGCTAGTAATTAGCCTAACTTTTGTTCCTTTTGAGgcatactctatttttttttggctacctTTTTGATTCTTTGTCTTGAATTCTCTGTAAGTTCACTATTATGCATTCTATatgtgggtttctttttatttatgctGTTTGGGATTTGTTGGACTCCTTGGATCCTATGGATCAATGTCTTTCATCAATTTTGAATAATCCTCAGCCATTAATTCTTTAGATTGCCTCTGAacaattccatttctcttttccttctggaactccaaTTAAACATGCATCAGACCTTATCATACCCTCCTGTCTGTATTTTCCGTCTTTTTGACTACCCATGCAGCCTTATGGATAATTTCATCTGAATAGAATTTCTAGTTCTTTAATTCTCTCTTGGGCTGCATCTAATATGCTGTTAAGGGCATCCACTGAGTTTCTAATTTCAGCTTAGTTACTTTTTAGTTTtggaggggttttttttcctactttttctgatttcttgTTCCCTGTTGAAATTTTCAAGATTGGATTTTATTTATCTGAATACAGTAAGCATTGTGGTTTAGTAGTCTGTACCTGATAACTCAAATAATTCAAAGCTAATggatctgtttgtgttgtctatTCTCTCTGGTGCTTTTTACCTATGATGGGTTTTATCTTCGTGTTGCTGCTTATCTTTGTGTATGGGCATTGTATTTAAACAACTGTTTGTTGAAATAATTTGAGGCCTAGGATGATGCAATCTTCCTCCAGAGATTTTGTTTGCATTGGTCAGGTCTGTAAGGATGCTTCCTGTCTAAAACCACAATCTATACTCAAAACTTAAACTTTACTAGTCCACCTAGATGTTGCAAAGCCAAGCGAAAAAACTTTGTAAGGGCTAGTTTATTTTCAGTTTACAGTTACCCTTAAAGTGAAACATTTGAAGTTCCTAAAAAACCCCTCCCCTTTTAATAAGCCTTGGGCTTTGATTTTTGTTACTCTAGTGCTTTGAGTCTGCTGAATATTCAACACACTTTGACACTGGTTTATTCCTTAACCTTTATTCCTTAACCACAGATGACCTCAAGACAAATACAGCTAACCTTATGAGTATTAAAAGAAGACATGGTGAATTCTTCTTTCACCTCATATAGGAGAAAAGTTCTTAACTATGAATCAAAATCTAGATGCAATAAAAGAAAAGTCTAATAAATGTGACTACTTTTTTAATGCATGGCAGAAATACATCATAAAGTCAAAAGGCAACTAACAAACTGGAAGTAAATATTTGCAACTTATATAACAGATAAAGGCCTAATATAGTTAATGTGTAAAGAACACTTGAAAAGTGTGAAGGAccaacaacccaatagaaaaatgtggaaaagacatgaacagacaattcacaatGATATTTAAACTGTTGTTAAACAGAAATGCCATTGATATAATACTTCTCACCTATCATATTAGTGAAAAGTATGTCACACACTATGTTGAAAAGGGTGTGGGGAAATAAGCACTCTcctatattgctggtgggaaagcaaaatgggTCTGAGACTCAAGGGAGGGAATAACCTGGATATGTAGATTAGGAAATCATCTGTGTTTAGAGGGAAATTAACAGAGATCAGCCGGGAAGCGAGGACACATGGGCTGAggagagcagaggctctggacatAGCTGCTACTCAAGGAGGCAGCGCAGCTACCTGGCGGGCACCACTAccagggctctggagtcagacggAGCTGGTCTTGAAAACGGGTTGTGGGGCTCCGTGTGGAGCGCTCCTGGAGAAGTCGGGTACCTTCTCTGCGATCAGCTGTCATAACTGGGGATAAAGGGCATCTCAGAGGGATGCTGAGCGAGGACCTGAGAGGCACCAGGTAAAGCACCTGCAGTCAGGAAGCCTCCCCTCACCTGCTCTGTTGGTAACTCCCCCTTTTCCACAAACACCACCCCGCAGCCCGTCCGCAGCTGTCCGGTCCCTGCGGGATGTAggtgagggggcggggcggggggaaacCGGGCTCGGGTGACGCGGCGCTCACGTGACCGGCAGGGCGCCAACGTGGGCAGCAGCCCCCGCGTCCCACCCCCACAGCCCCGAGGTCTGGTCCTGTCGCCCGCGCGGAACCAGCTCCCGGAGCTGCCCGGGTGGCGAGCGAGGGGCAAGCGGGCTTAGGCGAGCCAGAGGAGGCGCAGGCCCGACCCGGGCGCTGCAGGTCAGTGTGAAGGTGGGTGCTGCTGGCGGCCCGGGGTCGGGATGGAAGCGGATGGGACTAGGATCCGGGAGCagcggggagaggggaagggatcccgagatgggtggggaggggcacggGGCGTGGCGTggcaggtggggaggaaggaccCTGCAACTGGCCCTGCCGCCTCTTCGACgcccctcctctgtgccctcCATCCATTTTCTAGCCTGAAATTGGGGGGGGAGTCCGCCCCCGCAGTGCGACAGTGAAACGTAGACAAATTCTGAAAATAACTCCCTTTCACACTCTCCACCCAGGAGGAAATATTGACCTCAGCGTaaagggttgggggtggggcaggttgCTTGCACGGGAGGAAGACCCAGAGATCCAAAATAGTTTGGAAAGCATCCTGGTCTGGTGCCTGAGGCCTGAAAAGTAATGGCGGCTTGgatgcaggggaggtgggggaggcaaCGTTGGATGAGGAGGGCCCAAATTCAGGAAAGGGACTTCAGTCCACTGACCGTGCAGCCCCTCTTTGTCTCCTGTCTGCAGGTCTGCGTGTCTGTTCTCAGCACTCTGCAAGGctagaaaaggaggaggaacCTTTCCAGAATCCCTGCAGGTCAGCGGAAGGAGGGAGAGGCACTGGACAGGCACAGAGCTGGGGGCCGGGTGTGGAGGGCACAGCTTGGGCAGAATTTGAGGGCCCCACTGCCCATCCCCCcccatatataatatacacaattTCTGCCACGCTGAAGGATGGTACAAGGTGGCAGGGCCTGCCAGGGAAATGGTTGGCTCTCAGTTCAGGAGGAATGGTGGGGTAAAGGGTGGCCAGAAGGCACACTAGGCTGGGCCAGGTCAGGGGAACGCTGACAAGGGTGAGATGCCAGTACTATCCGGACCTGCATTCCATCCCCAAGGCCTCAGTCTCCCTtgtttcctcttgtctctctccccccaccccaccgtaTCCCATCCCCCAGGACAGGAAAACGAGGGGACATCTCAACATGGAAAAACTCTgcaatgaaaatgaaggaaagctGGAAAGCGAAGGAAAGCCAGAAAATGAAGTAAAGCCTGAAAATCAAGGAAAGTCATATGAGGAAGAAAAGCCAGAAGTGGAGGGGAAGTCAGAACACGAGGGAGAGCTCCAGAATGAGGGACGGCCAGAAGACCAGGGACAACCAGAagatgagaggaagagagaaaagcaggacAAGTCCGAAGCTGAGGGAAAACCACACGGTGAGGGCAAGCTGGAATCCCAGGCAAAGCCAGAGAGTCAGCCGCGGGCTGCCGAAAAGTGCACTGCTGAAGACTATGTGCCCcggaaagcaaaaagaaaaacggaCAGGGGGACGGACGATTCCCCCAAGGACTATCAGAACAACTTACAGGAAAGGCATCTGGGCAGTGAGGAGATGATGACAGAATGTGCAGATATGTCAAGGGCTCAAGAAGAGctaaggaaaagacagaaaatgggTGACTTTCATTGGATGCAAAGAGATGTACAGGATCCATTCACCCCAAGGGGCCAACGGGGTGTCAGGGGAATGAGGGGCGGAGGTAGGGGCCAGAGGCGCTTACATGATATCCCATATCTTTAATGCCTTTGGCCTTCAATTCTGACTCCTCTGATGAGAATATCGCTGACCCTGCTTTCCCTGGCAGGCATTTGCCAGGCTATGTGCTTTAACCTTAAGCTGATTCTTTGCTTTAGGTGTCACTCTCATTACCAGCAGCCTTTTGATCCAACTACAGTGCTCTCTGTGTTTCAGTAGGGGATTTTCACCCACGTGCATGGAGGAGATGTTCATGGTACACTgtaaaacaacaataaagaaaaaacagttttCAGAACCGAATATATAGTATCAGcccaattttgtaaaaatataaacatttgcaCAATACATTTGTGCACAGAGAAAACTCTGAAAATGTTTGCACTAAAAAGGAGGCAATGGTTTTTTCCTGCATGGTAGCCAGAAAATAGGTCTCACCTGCACTCAAAAATGAATCCAATCGCCTGATGGTACCTCCATGCCATTCGCCTGAAGGTGTGCCCATCCCCTGTCTTTGCCTAGTTGTAACCATGTCAGTGGGCACTGCTACACCTTCTCCTGGGTCCTCTACCGTCCTTTGGCTCCCAAcatgtatgattctttttttctttgctcacTCATCTCCACTTTTTCTTAAATGATATGGATTATGTTtgtcataataataatataataataataaaaatctagaaaacaacACATGATAATTGAAATGTTCAGTGAGCTTATGAGAGCAATGAAGACACTTAAAATTCCTGTTGtcagaatgtaaaatgataagtAAAACATTGCCTCTGGGACTCAGCTAGAGGAATCAACCTGACAGTTGTAACAGATCCAGTGCTCTAAAGGTCAGTcttgtcatctgtgaaatgggagtaaaACTTGCCTGTGTTGGGTGGGCTCCTTTGTAGCAGTAGGACCCTGGACCTTGTCAGACACTCAGGGGAGGGCTGAGAGTAGGTCTCATCTATGCCCAGGAACAAGTCCAAGTAGCTGAGAAGAGACTGCCACTCTTCTCTGGATACTACCATATCTGTTGGGCACTCCTGTTGTGCCCTGTACCCTCTGCTGATAGCTACTGATATGATGGAGTCCTCATGGTGACAAAGCCCCTCTGATTCCCTATAGTTCCCAAAGGGCCAAAGCCCCTATTTGACTCCTATAGGAATGTAGGTTAACCCCCTCTTCCAACTTCAGAGTTGTACCTACCCTGGTGGTAGTGCCCCAGGGCTGTTTGGGCTCCACTATATTGCATAGTTCTTAAAGTagtcattaatatttttagttcattttatatttgcttacAGTAGTTTCTTATCTCTTGACTCATATATTTTGGGTCCACCAGGGGTTGTATCCTGAGACAGATCTGTGGACGAGACAGTGGATGATTATTTGAACTACACACCACAGTACCTCAGGGAAGCCACATGTAAATTTACATACCGTAGTGTGAGTTTTCGCTCTAAAAAGTCTCCTGGTTGGCTTCCTACACAAAATCAAAGGACTTGTAATCAGAGAGGGTTACACAAGTGAGTTTCAAGCTGAAAATATCCCTTCCCATTCCAAACCAATTCCAACTGAGAAGTGTAACAGtgctcttaaaaatattaaaaactctcaGTGTTAGGCATTTTTATTTAACCCACTACTATGTTGCTTTttccaaagactttttttttttttttttgcggtatgtgggcctctcactgttgtggcctctcccgtttgcggagcacaggctccggacgcgcaggctcagcagccacggcccacgggcccagccgctccgtggcatgtgggatcctcccggactggggcacgaacccatgtcccctgcatcggcaggcagactctcaaccactgcgccaccagggaagcccccaaagactTTTTTATTCATCCTAACATCCCTTACACTGTACTTGACACATATACTT is a genomic window of Phocoena sinus isolate mPhoSin1 chromosome X, mPhoSin1.pri, whole genome shotgun sequence containing:
- the LOC116747615 gene encoding LOW QUALITY PROTEIN: transcription elongation factor A protein-like 3 (The sequence of the model RefSeq protein was modified relative to this genomic sequence to represent the inferred CDS: deleted 1 base in 1 codon), with protein sequence MEKLCNENEGKLESEGKPENEVKPENQGKSYEEEKPEVEGKSEHEGELQNEGRPEDQGQPEDERKREKQDKSEAEGKPHGEGKLESQAKPESQPRAAEKCTAEDYVPRKAKRKTDRGTDDSPKDYQNNLQERHLGSEEMMTECADMSRAQEELRKRQKMGDFHWMQRDVQDPFTQGANGVSGE